DNA sequence from the Centropristis striata isolate RG_2023a ecotype Rhode Island chromosome 17, C.striata_1.0, whole genome shotgun sequence genome:
CAGTTTTCAGATGGAATATCAGCAAATACAAgagatttaaaaacagcagaaacataCAAATTATTCACATTATGAGGAGAAACAGCGTGAGCTGCAAATCTACATTTACATTCAGcaacagaagaaagaaagaaaagtgaatAATTCCCTCGTAGACCTGCAGCTCTAATACTCTGGTGGTGTAACAACGTCTGGCAGAACATTTCACTTCTTGTTTTGCAGGATTTAAACTAATTATGCAAGTTAaagatagattttttaaattaaactgataatttaataatgtctttagttcttttttttgtcagatattctaattataatcacATAAACCAGAAAAACACAGACGTAACAAATGTCTGAAATAATTAATCTGTTGTCCAATTTTTTTATGTCAATTTTGTTGATCCAATGATTGATGAAAAGTTTCTGCACGACTGCTTCCGTTTATTTTTGAGTCGATTAAAAGGAAGATTTTATCTCAACCTGAATTTTAAAAACCCCATTAACCGTTAATAGGGCActaattgaaatacttgcaaatttcagatttcaaccctagagaatattggaggatattacatacagccagaatgtgtaacaaaaacatacggacccgggggagggggggaataTTTCcgaaaaaaaagtttaccagattaaggtgtcaaatctacgagaaaaaatgttcagattgatgagatttaaagtggtgaatctgtgagaaaaaagttatttttttccccacttttgtctcataaatctgcgacttttttcttgtagatttgccactttcatctagtaaatttgcacaAACTGGAATAAAGACTTTAAAACCGTGTTTAACAGCTCAGAGACCTGAAACCTCAGAGTGGACCCAGACTTTACACAAGCTGCTTTACTAAACGGTCAGATGTGACCCAGCTCCTGGACCGGGTCAGGTGTGACCCGGCTCCCGGTCCGGGTCGGATGTGACCCGGCTCCCGGTCTGGGTCAGATGTGACCTGGACCCGGACCTGTAGCCGGGTCACAGCTCGGTCTTGGTCGCGGTCAGAGGCGTCTGCGGCTGGACGTCGTCCTCCGAGGTCGCTCCTCCGTCCGTCTTCTCCACCGGAGAtttgctctttttcttcttcttcacctttttctccttcttcttcttggcgGTCTTCTCTCCGTCCGAGCTGCCGTCCCCTCCCTCCGTCTTCTTccctcccttcttcttcttctttttcttcttcttgtcctctGCGATGGCCGCCGGGTCTCCCTTCTTCATGGGGCTCCACTCCTCGTCCAGACAGGCTGACGGACAGAAGAAAAGAGACGtttaaataaaagacaagaaggaaaggaggaatgTGATTGTGTTTCTATGTACGTGCATGTGTAGGTGTGatagtctgtttgtgtgtgtgtgatttttttttttcttgtaaatttgattttttttttctagcaaatttgtctttttcctccAAAATTTGAGGGGTTTTTTGTCGtaaattagtatatatttctcttaaatttgtgattttttactCTATAATTtagtacaacgaaattagccatcaacccgtccaaaaccaataaaaacacagatacaatatgacagaggtggacaggacaggaagacagagatgaagagaaagaagtagagcacaacatgaggagaggaaacgaggaaaaaagtatgaaaaacaATCTCGCTGCAGCACTCAATGGGAAGTTCTTCCAAAAGACCTTGAGACAGGGCTGTTTGTGAAGGCCAGATAAGATTAGAATTTGGGCTGTAGGAGAAAGAAGCAGCGACTTCTGCTACTCGTCTTGTTGATAATAATGTCCATACTGGTCTCCGGATCGATCCAGTCTCTTCTCCAGGGCCGTCAGTCGCTCCATGATTTCATCCAAAGTTTGGTTTGTGACCGCAGTCTGAGTTCTGACAGCTCCGCCCATCGTATCGATCATCTCAGCAGCCTGAtggggctttggacagctgtcactGTTTACTGTATATCTCAATAAGCCAAGGCAAAGCCTGATCCAGTCAGCAGTAGACCTGTAATCAAGGTTCTGAATAGATAGAGATCTTCTACGTCCTCCACGGAGAGCCACCAGGTACACGACTCTCCACCTCTCCCACCGTCCATCATGTAGCAGCTGCTAACGTCCCAGCAGGACAGGAGGACTCCCTGAACCAGGATTCTCCTCCAGGAGATGGAGTCAAtgagagaccagttgatcaaatccatgacTTGTTTTGGAGAGCAGTGCAGAGAGAGTCTCTCAAAGTATCAGAGAGTAGACTagagagacgagaggagaggaagcaggaaaacacacaggagagaggaaagaaaagagcaaCCGCCTCCTACAGAGCCAGAgaaaatgcatgtgtgtatgtatggatatatatatatatatatatatatacgtgtgtgtgtgtgtgtgtgtgttacctctgTCCTGTCCCTTGAGAACATGTTTCTCACAGAGGAAGGTGGTCAGGTCTTCCTCCTGGTCTCCTTTATACCAGTCCTCAATCACGTCCTCATACGTCTCAATCAGGACGTCACACTGGCAACAAACAGTcaacaaagagacaacaaaGAGTTAACTGCGTCAACAAACAGTCAACAAACAGTCAACAAAGAGTCAATAGAGTCAACAAAGAGTAAATAGAGCCAACAAAGAGTAAATAGAGTCAACAAAGAGTCAATAGAGTCAACAAACAGTCAACAAACAGTGAACAAAGAGTTAATAGAGCCAACAAACAGTCAACAGTCAACAAAGAGTCAATAGAGTCAACAAACAGTCAATAGAGTCAAACAGTCAATAGAGTCAACAAACAGTCAACAGTCAACAAAGAGTCAACAAAGAGTTAAAAGAGTCAACAAAGACTTCACAGCGTCAACAAACAGTCAACAAACAGTTAATAGAGCCAACAAAGAGTCAATAGAGTCAACAAAGAGTCAACAAAGAGTTAAAAGAGTCAACAAAGAGTCATTAGAGTCAACAAAGAGTCAACAAAGAGTCAACAAAGAGTCAATAGAGTCAACAAAGAGTCAACAGAGAGTCAACAAAGAGTCAACAGAGAGTCAACAAAGAGTCAACAAAGAGTCAATAGAGTCAACAAAGAGTCAATAGAGTcaacaaaaaattgaaagaaTCTTTTAACAGatattcaataaaaacacaataaaaatatagatgtTAGGTTCTATTGTTAAAATTCTGTTGGTTAAAtctgttttgtcagtttttctttgtaatCGTTTTCTGAAGaacatgaaaacaataaaaaggtgCAAAACTCTTGAcacaaaaatcatttttttctgtaacagTGAAGTTAATCACCTGTTTTTTAAGATCGGCCACTTCAGCTGAAGTTTCGTTCCAGAGCTCGAAGGGAATATCCATGACAACGTTCACGCCTTTATTCACCAGACCGTGGAGGGTGGAGAAGGTCTCAGACATGCCctggacagacacacacacacacacacacacacacacacacacacaagacaacaACTAttattaaaatggaataaaacactttgaaatgctataataacaatatttggagaaaaaaaaagacagaaataaaaattgtattcaAGAACAAAATACAGATGAAAAAGACGaaactacaataaaaataattaaataaaaaacaaaataggtttaaaagatataataataaaaactagaacatttcctctgggtaaatagtgaaagggccactactgccggtgtgtgtacactatgatgagattcttcagagatttataacaattaatactagtaatgttatgatactatataatatacaaggagcacacctacaacaagcattcctttacaagtatttatttatacagcaacctatgacctttaagctcaaaatgtgtgtgaagcatgtgtatctggaggagtgtgcgcgcttacacacacgtgtgtgtgtatctgtaactgtaatcacatcaaaggatcaaaggctttggggtcgaccaatcagagcagagcaatcaacagaattgactgcagctgtagaatgttcctgaacagtgacagcagccagaggtgaacagactggaatttctggcctcgaacagaaaacatttttggtaaaaccataatacctatcattgatccgacttcactttgagcgtcctgagttcttcctgaacgtttacatgtgtttttttttttaagaaaaatgaaaaatagctttgttagagcgatctaaaaaaactgttatatctccctttttcagaaatcttcctgcgtttttaatatgggacccaatgaggctgttggtggtgttggtggatcatctgtgcgtcctacgcccaaactataactctgacagctttaccagaggattgtgagggagaagactcattttcctacgtttctttgtataaattatttctgtagagtggaatttgcggcctggagcgcagttttcaaatttattttgtgacagttttacctctccctctacactctggcgatgatgtcacacactgtgacacgaacattccgtgcaatacacacccattataatctcagaatttctccagaaatgatcatggtcattgaacagggattgataaaaaactatatgacctattgaaacgtggattaatacaccgatacacaagacttgtgtctactgtttaaagtttaaatggagtctctaggtgaaattatgccggagaagtagacgtttaaaaatctccaattatggttctttttcgctcatttttttcggccgtcccattcacttcaatgcgaTTCACTTTAAATACCTTAAATAGTTAAATTAAACAGTAGACTAAAAACtaggtagaaaaaaaatacaaaatataaaaatataattgatgaaaaaaaagacactcaaaataacaaagccacacacacacacacacacacacccacacaccttAGCGAAGCGGTtacttcctgtcctctccttgtGCAGGTTGTACTCCAGAAGCCTCTGACACACATTCTCTACCACCTCGATGAACCTCAGGTCTCTGAGGAGAAACACAGGAACAGGAACAGAGAGTTCAGGGTTAATGTTTCACAGTCAGAGCTAAAATAACTAGTCAGACCTTTAATGAATCaacctatttttattctctGGGACTCAGTCAGATCTGAGTTGTGTTTAGATTATTTCAGAGCTGCTTCACATGGATTCTGAGAGGAGCAgcatggtttttatttatttctgctcCTCACTGATTCAGCTCTTTGACTCTCTAAACGCcacaaataatattatataagaaCATAATGTTCTTCTAGAGTTCTTGTTTTGGTTGAAGGATCCAGACTGATCTGGTTTCTGTTCTCACAGGTTCAacacaaagatatagaacaaaGACGAAACCATCTCAGAATCACAGCATTAATATTCGGTGTTACacagttattattatgtttttatcagTTGCAATGACCATCAAAGACCAACAGTCATGGGACAAAAAATCAGTGAAATTtggactgtttacacagagcagagaagagaggacaggacaggacaggctggtCAACGTTTAGTCTGTTATTAAGGATCTCATACCACAAGAAacagctgagaaaccttttggGAGAATGTTTTTAGGGTTcggtgttttttcttcatacatGCAGCTGCCTTCCTCTGAGTTTCACTCAGTTTCCTGATCTAAAAGTGTCTCAGTGTGTTAGTGAGACTGttatcagctgcagcagcttcctGCTTCTATAACaagatattaataataataatccaccAGAGGAACTGAAGCTGACCACTTCCTGTCTTTGCTGCCTCCATCAGAGAGACGGAGCTCCAGCAGGTCTCATATCTGGGGTTTCACTTGACTTACGACTTGACGTATTTGATGGGCGGGGCTCCCTTCCCGTCGATGAAGCGGTAGTTCCTGTCAATCACCTCTTTGGTCTTTCCCGTCTCGTCGAACGCCGACTTCATCTCGATGCTGACGAACTTACACACTGGAGAGAGTTACACATATCTTCTTTAATTACATCAcagaggattattattattattattattattattatcattattattattattattattattattatcattattattattattaaaactgtCAAACAATGAACATTCAGTGATTCTGGGACATTTAAAGCTGATTTAAGCTTCTACAGATAATAAATATCATCtcatacattagaatatgagaATATTCACATTCTTTGAGTGACTTAATTgtatgtcttcattaaatgtaagccataatcattataattagaataaattaaatgtttcattctgtgtgtaatggatctatataatgtattgtTTCattattgaattactgacataaataaacttttccatcatattctaattcattgagatgctcCTTTAGGGTACCAGATgtgtaaattattaaatatcCTTCAGAGTACATATCTTGTTCaggattttaattaaaaaataaaataaaaatgttgattgTTTTAAGTTTTCatattaacaaacaaaaaaacaaatacgtATTTAAATGACTCGAAAATTAACTAATATAccattaaatgtacaaaaaaaaatctgaaaaaataaatgcaccctttaattaattaattaattaattaattaattcatgtgtgacatgtatttattgtctgtattttctaaatatgtttttttgtgcactttatggagctttaattaaaaataagttatacagtatttatgttcacttaaataaacaataaaactacttgtgactgaacatttgctctcaaaaACATCAGGATATATGTTgtttatcgatattcagcctgaatgtatcagatatgacttttggtccattcaCCCAGCCCTAGAAGAAGCTGTTTACATGTAAACAATGgttttagaggtaaataaacagtttattcTGACTGTTAACGACCAGACAGAGAAGATAAAGGAACATTAA
Encoded proteins:
- the cnpy3 gene encoding protein canopy homolog 3, which produces MILASCLCFLSVFLCVGAVKSGAADDDWVHLPNRCEVCKFVSIEMKSAFDETGKTKEVIDRNYRFIDGKGAPPIKYVKSDLRFIEVVENVCQRLLEYNLHKERTGSNRFAKGMSETFSTLHGLVNKGVNVVMDIPFELWNETSAEVADLKKQCDVLIETYEDVIEDWYKGDQEEDLTTFLCEKHVLKGQDRACLDEEWSPMKKGDPAAIAEDKKKKKKKKKGGKKTEGGDGSSDGEKTAKKKKEKKVKKKKKSKSPVEKTDGGATSEDDVQPQTPLTATKTEL